A portion of the Apis mellifera strain DH4 linkage group LG6, Amel_HAv3.1, whole genome shotgun sequence genome contains these proteins:
- the LOC100576666 gene encoding proton channel OtopLc, with protein sequence MVAELTDIPVANAERKRLTADPEQFVPSVKQKNRPKWIQTATREPTYSVLDANDRSIDNDILFGQRSNVVVISAVKSDKTRRLDDLEISRIERREVPNVWLPTVNNHRLTCENSTILEAEDEDPLYSVVKKPKKVQLPDTGFLKESKLQPIGEQSSGERRIQICSRQEELRRWLQVASTRLPEPRRLFGFRDMYTSQLGKLDQMEDWKGAAVAVPRGIVGLVGPYRVYQNPNERREYMLQEEELVEEVVDSVSEIAASGNNGVTEHHRRAKWRIRDEDDEETLVPDIRNIPGLEEFAVEGSKKLADWKKVDDQVVIDYSKNDEEFKPKEDELEGDIASGKEERAVDVPEVASTVSTTSVKDKKVSNEQHDKDSLNETGSTTGGTVEGTPGGVPNRGERNTETEAAIAEGTRSAPSKSLVSRILSRTHSSNDLLDHSEPFSQLWIILSNVYGQLLVVLMIALCLAEVMDTPVPLLSLQGIFLMYLYVGSIAVIISIYIWVLVDSCGSLGNGANGVDDAELGGTSLTRFGSLKRAHISRSRTASTSFYIRVGALLFGLATLVFNGLEMAMHSMMQGTECLSDVVFVHPVLHGLFTFLQMHFLFVNSQVLVERFGLVARFGFIHLAATNIAVWFRLVIWDSAQEWTYFVHLAQRGLHNSASPLNLRGFPESLIRHTRDLINHSPVEKQVFQPYQPISDEQISQVIALQECLNTNTLGQLWTSSMPFLYPFIVQFSLIAAAVTFVMGQNVGRNRLHKQKFHGSKDLTSHTKVGCDGSSKGLFLGILCMVAGIVVILIFLVVREDQHFPSSTLSWLTCGTLTSILTLSTLMTASGLIQVRQMSVVIRAPAILDSLLSNVALFGVQLYSIFTIVVSACSLAILENENNETRGRHIMLLTASILQLIQCFAQSTLIAEASKRSCITRFQIIAKPARQVITFLLFSNSVLWAFDTVVTQNWISQELQLRFFGVLAWGVISRIGLPLLIFYRFHSCVLLLEAWNKCYRMPRGEHPLN encoded by the exons ATGGTGGCCGAATTGACTGACATTCCCGTCGCAAACGCGGAACGGAAGAGACTAACAGCTGATCCCGAACAGTTTGTACCTTCTGTCAAGCAAAAAAATAGACCGAAGTGGATTCAGACAGCTACTCGCGAACCGACCTATAGCGTTCTAGACGCCAACGAtagatcgatcgataacgatatattatttggCCAGAGAAGCAACGTGGTCGTGATAAGCGCCGTGAAAAGTGATAAAACGAGAAGGTTGGACGATTTGGAAATATCCCGAATCGAACGGAGGGAGGTTCCGAATGTTTGGCTGCCGACAGTGAATAATCACAGGCTAACGTGTGAAAACTCGACGATTCTCGAGGCAGAAGATGAGGATCCTCTTTACAGCGTGGTGAAGAAACCCAAGAAGGTTCAGTTACCCGATACAGGTTTTCTCAAAGAGAGCAAACTTCAACCCATCGGAGAACAATCGTCGGGAGAGAGGCGAATACAGATCTGCTCTCGGCAAGAGGAGCTTCGACGGTGGTTACAGGTCGCGTCGACACGATTGCCGGAACCACGACGGCTTTTCGGTTTCAGAGATATGTATACGAGCCAATTGGGCAAGTTGGATCAGATGGAAGATTGGAAGGGAGCAGCCGTGGCCGTGCCCCGAGGGATCGTCGGCCTGGTAGGGCCTTATCGAGTTTACCAAAATCCGAACGAAAGGAGAGAGTACATGCTTCAGGAGGAGGAATTGGTGGAAGAAGTGGTCGATTCTGTCAGTGAAATCGCCGCGAGTGGGAACAACGGGGTCACTGAACATCATCGACGAGCGAAATGGCGAATAAGAGATGAGGACGACGAGGAAACTCTGGTGCCtgatattcgaaatatccCCGGCCTCGAAGAATTTGCCGTGGAAGGAAGCAAGAAATTGGCCGATTGGAAGAAAGTGGACGATCAAGTTGTCATCGATTACAGTAAGAACGACGAAGAGTTCAAGCCGAAGGAGGATGAACTCGAGGGAGATATTGCGTCTGGCAAAGAGGAACGAGCTGTGGACGTTCCAGAAGTAGCTTCGACTGTTTCTACCACTTCGGTAAAGGATAAAAAGG TCAGCAATGAGCAACACGATAAGGATAGTTTAAACGAGACAGGAAGTACAACAGGTGGCACCGTGGAAGGTACACCTGGTGGTGTCCCCAATAGGGGTGAAAGGAACACCGAGACAGAGGCAGCAATTGCAGAGGGAACGAGATCTGCTCCATCTAAGTCTCTGGTCTCCAGAATCCTTTCTAGGACACACTCTTCGAACGATTTATTGGATCACTCTGAACCTTT TTCTCAGTTATGGATCATCCTCTCGAATGTTTATGGTCAGCTTCTCGTAGTACTGATGATTGCTCTATGCTTAGCCGAAGTCATGGATACACCTGTACCTTTGCTCAGTTTACAA GGAATATTTTTGATGTACTTATATGTAGGAAGCATAGCAGTGATTATCAGCATTTATATTTGGGTATTGGTAGACAGTTGTGGAAGTCTCGGTAACGGTGCAAACGGTGTTGACGATGCGGAACTTGGTGGTACATCCTTAACCAGGTTCGGATCTTTGAAACGTGCTCACATCTCGCGATCTAGAACAGCTTCAACAAGTTTTTACATTCGAGTTGGAGCGCTCC TTTTCGGTTTGGCGACTCTCGTTTTCAATGGTTTAGAAATGGCAATGCATTCCATGATGCAAGGCACGGAATGCTTGAGCGATGTTGTCTTCGTACATCCGGTACTTCATGGACTATTTACGTTTCTCCAAATGCATTTTCTTTTCGTGAATTCGCAA gttCTTGTAGAGAGATTCGGTTTAGTAGCGAGATTCGGATTCATCCATTTGGCTGCTACAAATATTGCTGTTTGGTTTCGATTAGTTATTTGGGATTCTGCTCAAGAATGGActtattttgttcatttgGCACAACGCGGTTTGCACAATTCAGCTTCCCCATTGAATCTTCGAGGATTTCCAGAATCTTTGATAAGGCATACTCGAGATTTGATaa atCATTCTCCAGTAGAAAAGCAAGTTTTTCAACCATATCAGCCTATCTCGGATGAACAAATCTCACAAGTAATTGCTTTACAAGAGTGCTTGAATACTAATACTCTTGGACAATTATGGACATCGAGTATGCCATTTCTTTATCCGTTTATTGTACAATTtag tTTAATTGCTGCTGCAGTGACTTTTGTAATGGGTCAAAACGTTGGTCGGAATCGATTGCATAAGCAAAAGTTTCATGGCAGTAAAGATTTGACAAGTCACACTAAAGTTGGATGCGATGGCTCGAGCAAAGGATTATTCTTAGGGATATTGTGTATGGTAGCGGGCATAGTAGTAATATTGATATTCCTTGTCGTAAGAGAAGATCAACATTTTCCATCGTCAACCTTATCCTGGTTAACTTGCGGTACTCTAACTAGCATTTTAACGTTGAGTACCTTAATGACAGCTAGTGGGCTTATTCAAGTTCGTCAAATGTCTGTCGTTATCAGAGCACCAGCCATCTTGGATAGTTTATTATCAAACGTGGCTCTCTTCGGAGTTCAGTTATACTCTATTTTCACGATTGTAGTTTCTGCCTGTTCCTTAGCTATTCTAGAGAATGAAAACAATGAAACAAGGGGAAGGCATATTATGCTACTTACGGCAtcgattttacaattaatccaATGTTTCGCTCAGAGCACATTGATCGCTGAAGCATCTAAGAGATCTTGTATAACTCGTTTTCAAATAATAGCGAAACCAGCCAGACAAGTGAttacatttctattattcaGTAATTCTGTACTGTGGGCTTTCGACACTGTGGTTACACAGAATTGGATCTCGCAAGAACTGCAATTGAGATTCTTTGGAGTACTCGCCTGGGGCGTTATATCCAGGATCGGGTTACCtttgttgattttttatcgattccaTAGTTGTGTACTGCTATTAGAAGCGTGGAATAAATGTTATAGAATGCCAAGAGGAGAGCATCCGCTCAACTGA
- the LOC551832 gene encoding zinc finger matrin-type protein 2, producing MSMRPDDHRRKWNREEYERIALQRLQDEIAEEELGIPKQPAVKRELLKQRDYKVDLESKLGKSVVINKNTPSSQTGGYYCNVCDCVVKDSINFLDHINGTKHQRNLGMSMKIERSTLEQVKARFAMNKKKLEEKKKDYDLEQRVKELKEEEEKIKEYRKEKRKDKKRKIEEVNEDNGGPSDEMAAIMGFSGFGSKKK from the exons atgtctatg cgaCCTGATGACCATAGACGCAAATGGAATAGAGAAGAATATGAAAGAATAGCACTTCAACGTCTGCAGGATGAAATTGCAGAAGAAGAATTGGGAATTCCAAAGCAACCAGCAGTAAAAAGAGAATTGCTCAAACAAAGAGATTACAAAGTTGATCTTGAATCTAAATTAGGAAAAAgtgttgttattaataaaaatactccATCATCACAAACTGGAgg gtaTTATTGTAATGTTTGTGATTGTGTTGTCAaggattcaattaatttcttagATCACATCAATGGCACCAAAc ATCAACGTAATTTGGGTATgtcaatgaaaatagaaagatcTACATTAGAACAGGTTAAAGCTCGCTTTgcaatgaataaaaagaaattggaagaaaaaaagaaagattatgaTTTAGAACAAAgagtaaaagaattaaaagaagag gaagagaaaattaaagaatatagaaaagagaaaagaaaagacaagaaaagaaaaattgaagaagtcAATGAAGATAATGGAGGACCTTCAGATGAAATGGCAGCAATAATGGGTTTCTCAGGTTTTGgttctaaaaaaaagtga